A single window of Mustela erminea isolate mMusErm1 chromosome 4, mMusErm1.Pri, whole genome shotgun sequence DNA harbors:
- the SLC17A2 gene encoding sodium-dependent phosphate transport protein 3 isoform X2, with the protein MDKKTSSRKGPEFCSLRYGLALIMHFSNFTMITQRVSLSIAIIAMVNSTQQHGLSNASTEGPLVDTLNNPSRSMKEFNTGASVYEWSPETQGIIFSSISYGIIVTLIPSGYLAGILGAKQMLGAGLLISSLLTLFTPLAADFGVILVIVTRTIQGMAQGMAWTGQFTIWAKWAPPLERSKLTSIAGSGAAFGSFIILCVGGLISQALGWPFIFYIFGSIGCVCCLLWFTVIYDDPMHHPCISVQEKDYIVASLAQQFSQTICPHKGYGQMPTTLGHFHGVFQPFLVMHHHHNIPADLHQLCAPREHQRQWGSVLPAFHRCFKLYDSRRPVGRFPSVQETSQINHCAKTLFIPRAPPSIAMCRGLALCGFQLCDHHYFADTHSWDQQPV; encoded by the exons ATGGACAAGAAGACTTCCAGCCGGAAAG GTCCAGAGTTCTGTTCGTTACGCTATGGACTGGCTCTCATCATGCACTTCTCAAACTTCACGATGATAACCCAGCGTGTGAGTCTGAGCATTGCAATCATTGCCATGGTGAACAGCACTCAACAGCATGGTCTGTCCAATGCCTCCACAGAAGGACCTCTTGTGGACACTCTCAACAACCCCAGCAGATCCATGAAGGAATTTAATACAGGA gCCTCTGTGTATGAATGGAGCCCAGAGACTCAGGGTATCATCTTTAGCTCCATCAGCTATGGGATAATAGTGACTCTGATCCCAAGTGGCTATTTAGCAGGGATCCTGGGAGCGAAACAGATGCTCGGTGCTGGGCTGCTGATCTCCTCCCTTCTCACCCTCTTTACGCCATTGGCTGCTGACTTCGGAGTGATTTTGGTTATCGTGACTCGGACAATCCAGGGCATGGCCCAG GGAATGGCATGGACAGGTCAGTTTACAATTTGGGCCAAGTGGGCTCCCCCACTTGAACGAAGTAAGCTCACCAGCATTGCAGGCTCAG GGGCAGCATTTGGGTCCTTCATCATCCTTTGCGTTGGGGGACTAATCTCACAGGCCTTGGGCTGGCCTTTTATCTTCTACATCTTTG GTAGCATTGGCTGTGTCTGCTGTCTCCTGTGGTTCACGGTGATTTATGATGACCCCATGCACCACCCATGCATAAGTGTCCAGGAAAAGGACTACATCGTCGCCTCACTGGCTCAACAG TTCTCCCAGACGATCTGTCCCCATAAAGGCTATGGTCAGATGCCTACCACTTTGGGCCATTTTCACGGGGTTTTTCAGCCATTTCTGGTTATGCACCATCATCATAACATACCTGCCGACCTACATCAGCTCTGTGCTCCACGTGAACATCAGAGAC AGTGGGGTTCTGTCCTCCCTGCCTTTCATCGCTGCTTCAAGCTGTACGATTCTAGGAGGCCAGTTGGCAGATTTCCTTCTGTCCAGGAAACTTCTCAGATTAATCACTGTGCGAAAACTCTTTTCATCCCTAG GGCTCCTCCTTCCATCGCTATGTGCCGTGGCCTTGCCCTTTGTGGCTTCCAGTTATGTGACCACCATTATTTTGCTGATACTCATTCCTGGGACCAGCAACCTGTGTGA
- the SLC17A2 gene encoding sodium-dependent phosphate transport protein 3 isoform X1, translated as MDKKTSSRKGPEFCSLRYGLALIMHFSNFTMITQRVSLSIAIIAMVNSTQQHGLSNASTEGPLVDTLNNPSRSMKEFNTGASVYEWSPETQGIIFSSISYGIIVTLIPSGYLAGILGAKQMLGAGLLISSLLTLFTPLAADFGVILVIVTRTIQGMAQGMAWTGQFTIWAKWAPPLERSKLTSIAGSGAAFGSFIILCVGGLISQALGWPFIFYIFGSIGCVCCLLWFTVIYDDPMHHPCISVQEKDYIVASLAQQSSSPRRSVPIKAMVRCLPLWAIFTGFFSHFWLCTIIITYLPTYISSVLHVNIRDSGVLSSLPFIAASSCTILGGQLADFLLSRKLLRLITVRKLFSSLGLLLPSLCAVALPFVASSYVTTIILLILIPGTSNLCDSGFIINTLDVAPRYASFLMGISRGFGLIAGIISSTATGFLISQDSVSGWRNVFFLSAAVNMFGMFFYITFGQVEIQDWAREKTLTRL; from the exons ATGGACAAGAAGACTTCCAGCCGGAAAG GTCCAGAGTTCTGTTCGTTACGCTATGGACTGGCTCTCATCATGCACTTCTCAAACTTCACGATGATAACCCAGCGTGTGAGTCTGAGCATTGCAATCATTGCCATGGTGAACAGCACTCAACAGCATGGTCTGTCCAATGCCTCCACAGAAGGACCTCTTGTGGACACTCTCAACAACCCCAGCAGATCCATGAAGGAATTTAATACAGGA gCCTCTGTGTATGAATGGAGCCCAGAGACTCAGGGTATCATCTTTAGCTCCATCAGCTATGGGATAATAGTGACTCTGATCCCAAGTGGCTATTTAGCAGGGATCCTGGGAGCGAAACAGATGCTCGGTGCTGGGCTGCTGATCTCCTCCCTTCTCACCCTCTTTACGCCATTGGCTGCTGACTTCGGAGTGATTTTGGTTATCGTGACTCGGACAATCCAGGGCATGGCCCAG GGAATGGCATGGACAGGTCAGTTTACAATTTGGGCCAAGTGGGCTCCCCCACTTGAACGAAGTAAGCTCACCAGCATTGCAGGCTCAG GGGCAGCATTTGGGTCCTTCATCATCCTTTGCGTTGGGGGACTAATCTCACAGGCCTTGGGCTGGCCTTTTATCTTCTACATCTTTG GTAGCATTGGCTGTGTCTGCTGTCTCCTGTGGTTCACGGTGATTTATGATGACCCCATGCACCACCCATGCATAAGTGTCCAGGAAAAGGACTACATCGTCGCCTCACTGGCTCAACAG TCCAGTTCTCCCAGACGATCTGTCCCCATAAAGGCTATGGTCAGATGCCTACCACTTTGGGCCATTTTCACGGGGTTTTTCAGCCATTTCTGGTTATGCACCATCATCATAACATACCTGCCGACCTACATCAGCTCTGTGCTCCACGTGAACATCAGAGAC AGTGGGGTTCTGTCCTCCCTGCCTTTCATCGCTGCTTCAAGCTGTACGATTCTAGGAGGCCAGTTGGCAGATTTCCTTCTGTCCAGGAAACTTCTCAGATTAATCACTGTGCGAAAACTCTTTTCATCCCTAG GGCTCCTCCTTCCATCGCTATGTGCCGTGGCCTTGCCCTTTGTGGCTTCCAGTTATGTGACCACCATTATTTTGCTGATACTCATTCCTGGGACCAGCAACCTGTGTGATTCAGGGTTCATCATCAACACCTTAGATGTCGCCCCTAG GTATGCAAGCTTCCTCATGGGAATCTCAAGGGGATTTGGTCTCATCGCGGGAATTATCTCCTCCACTGCCACTGGATTCCTCATCAGTCAG GATTCTGTGTCTGGGTGGAGGAATGTCTTCTTCCTGTCTGCTGCCGTCAACATGTTTGGCATGTTTTTTTACATCACATTTGGACAAGTAGAAATCCAGGACTGGGCCAGAGAGAAGACCCTCACCCGCCTCTGA